The Verrucomicrobiia bacterium genome has a segment encoding these proteins:
- the lpxK gene encoding tetraacyldisaccharide 4'-kinase: protein MRETWREWTESVETFVLEVIFEERRGWVASLVRFALYTLSKVFQVAVKMRRFLYNMRILRDSTLGVQVIAIGNLTVGGTGKTPVVEKFARELQDQGRTVAILSRGYRSRPKPIHERLLNKILLREDTTPPRVVSDGKSLLLDSESAGDEPYMLASNLKDVVVLVDKDRVKAGRYAIEKFGCDTLLLDDGFQYWKLAGRRQDIVLIDCQQPFGNERLLPRGTLREPPSHLARASTIFITKSDGRTADLRKRIAELNPDAGVIECVHHPLYLEDVFTGKQVDIDFIKGRKVASLSGIAQPESFEQSLVKLGAELVYSKRFADHHRFTQQEILNAINRSKKRQAEIIITTQKDAVRFPKIDRRDLPFYFMRVEIKIVSGADDFRDCVRRICFR from the coding sequence ATGCGCGAGACGTGGCGGGAATGGACGGAGTCCGTGGAGACATTCGTCCTGGAAGTTATTTTTGAAGAACGGCGGGGCTGGGTGGCCTCGCTCGTTCGTTTCGCGCTGTACACTCTTTCCAAAGTGTTCCAGGTGGCGGTCAAAATGCGCCGTTTCCTGTACAATATGCGCATCCTGCGCGATTCCACCCTCGGTGTGCAGGTGATCGCCATTGGCAATCTCACCGTGGGCGGCACGGGAAAAACGCCCGTGGTCGAGAAATTCGCGCGTGAACTGCAGGATCAGGGCCGCACCGTTGCGATTCTTTCCCGCGGTTACCGCTCACGCCCCAAACCCATCCATGAAAGGTTGCTGAACAAAATCCTTCTCCGCGAAGACACCACCCCGCCACGCGTCGTTTCGGACGGAAAATCGCTGCTGCTCGATTCCGAGTCGGCGGGCGATGAACCGTACATGCTGGCTTCCAACCTGAAGGATGTCGTCGTGCTCGTCGACAAGGACCGCGTGAAGGCAGGCCGGTACGCGATTGAAAAGTTTGGATGCGACACACTGCTGCTCGACGACGGTTTTCAATACTGGAAACTGGCAGGCAGGCGCCAGGACATCGTGTTGATCGATTGCCAGCAACCGTTTGGCAACGAACGGCTCCTGCCGCGCGGCACCTTGCGCGAACCGCCATCGCACCTCGCGCGGGCCAGCACGATCTTCATCACAAAAAGCGACGGACGAACCGCGGACCTGCGGAAGCGCATTGCCGAACTGAATCCCGACGCAGGCGTGATCGAGTGCGTCCATCACCCGCTTTATCTGGAGGACGTGTTTACCGGAAAACAAGTGGACATCGACTTCATCAAGGGTCGCAAAGTCGCTTCATTGAGCGGGATCGCACAACCCGAAAGCTTTGAGCAAAGCCTGGTGAAGCTCGGCGCGGAACTCGTCTACTCAAAGCGCTTCGCAGATCATCATCGATTCACGCAGCAGGAAATCCTGAACGCGATCAATCGCAGCAAGAAGCGGCAGGCCGAAATCATCATCACAACCCAGAAGGATGCCGTTCGCTTTCCCAAAATTGATCGTCGCGACCTGCCCTTCTATTTCATGCGGGTTGAAATCAAGATCGTCAGCGGCGCCGATGACTTTCGCGATTGCGTCCGCCGCATCTGCTTCCGTTGA
- a CDS encoding sigma-70 family RNA polymerase sigma factor has translation MLAAGGLDTQDARAALETLCRIYWPPLYAYVRGRGFSPEDARDLTQTFFERLLERRGITSVDRAKGRFRSFLLACMNHFLSDEWDKARALKRGGEDLIVVELEDAEAWFDMSASESLTPERAYERRWAVTLLEQVYRKLQAEHERQGKIQLFTVLRGTLAGKTDEPYAALGARLNLSEGAVKVAAHRLRKRYRELLRETIAETVSTPEEVEDELRYLFQVVQG, from the coding sequence GTGCTGGCTGCTGGCGGATTGGACACGCAGGATGCACGCGCGGCGCTGGAAACGTTGTGCCGCATCTACTGGCCTCCGCTGTATGCGTATGTCAGGGGAAGAGGTTTCAGCCCTGAAGACGCGCGGGATTTGACGCAGACCTTCTTTGAGCGATTGCTCGAACGTCGGGGGATTACTTCGGTTGACCGCGCGAAGGGGCGCTTCCGCTCGTTCCTGCTCGCGTGCATGAATCACTTTCTCTCTGATGAATGGGACAAAGCACGGGCCTTGAAACGCGGCGGCGAAGACCTGATTGTTGTCGAGCTTGAGGATGCAGAGGCCTGGTTCGATATGTCAGCCAGCGAGTCACTGACGCCCGAGCGCGCCTATGAGCGGCGTTGGGCGGTGACGTTGCTGGAGCAGGTGTATCGCAAACTGCAGGCGGAGCACGAACGGCAGGGGAAAATTCAACTGTTCACAGTGCTGCGCGGCACGTTGGCCGGAAAGACAGACGAGCCCTATGCGGCGCTCGGCGCAAGACTGAACTTGAGCGAGGGGGCTGTCAAAGTCGCGGCACATCGGCTGCGCAAGCGCTACCGCGAACTGCTGCGTGAAACAATCGCCGAAACTGTTTCGACGCCCGAAGAGGTGGAGGACGAACTGCGATACTTGTTTCAGGTGGTTCAGGGTTGA
- a CDS encoding protein kinase has translation MSATCNQCGKPLASDALGGNCPECLFKAGLVETRDVSGATASGSGAAQGPLKPSELAPLFPQLEIIECIGHGGMGAVYKARQPKLGRLVALKILGADKEHDSRFTERFLREAQALARLNHPNIVTIHDFGEVAGLFFLLMEFVDGISLRALMEKGRMTPEQALAIVPRVCEALQFAHEHGIVHRDIKPENILLDTQGRVKIADFGIAKITGVAGERANLTADQQVIGTPHYMAPEQVEHPRAVDHRADIFSLGVVFYEMLTGELPLGKFSPPSRKVRIDVRLDEVVLHALEKEPERRYQRANEVKTAVETIASTPQEKATDEALSSSSAWWRKPSVAMALAGAALAVVLWMALSEPADPPVKAPQVKYVTEDAHGTPAVPPARFVRLVIDRHSLTLDGRATSWELLAGELEQFTNRANTVLEWGIAGDNATLREQGEYHARVLGAVGRLGFLYISFVGVQPAARDRASVATATNDRRFTERLTPVTIRTNGAPSTNAFQARDLRLAPAVPLIRGALLERAEALLNDDQRAVIAWTDRQFRGYFDRRTFDEISDDERETMEARLLHALKGPENRQYYEAINTLGALRTPKATAALREIAFSRLDKNNRDRWMAIRALGLAGDTTAVPDMIHLVYHGNVNTRWWAQVSLVRLTGQNFGTDWKAWGFWWNQTGGEPQFTPQVIRWWDGQPQEDSLAATLAEGDRKFLGSLRGD, from the coding sequence GTGAGCGCAACGTGCAATCAATGCGGGAAACCACTGGCGTCGGACGCTCTGGGCGGCAATTGCCCGGAATGCCTCTTCAAAGCAGGGTTGGTCGAAACGCGCGATGTTTCCGGTGCAACCGCCAGCGGTTCAGGCGCGGCACAAGGGCCATTGAAGCCGTCCGAACTCGCACCGCTTTTTCCGCAGCTCGAAATCATCGAATGCATTGGTCATGGCGGAATGGGCGCGGTTTACAAGGCGCGGCAGCCAAAGCTCGGGCGGTTGGTGGCGCTGAAGATCCTTGGCGCAGACAAGGAGCATGACTCCCGATTCACAGAACGATTCCTGCGCGAGGCTCAGGCACTCGCGCGGTTGAATCATCCAAACATCGTCACGATTCATGATTTCGGGGAAGTCGCTGGATTGTTCTTTCTGCTGATGGAGTTCGTCGATGGCATCAGCCTGCGCGCATTAATGGAGAAGGGTCGGATGACGCCGGAACAGGCGCTCGCGATCGTTCCGCGTGTTTGCGAGGCACTTCAGTTTGCGCACGAGCACGGAATCGTGCATCGCGATATCAAGCCCGAAAACATCCTCCTGGACACGCAGGGCCGCGTGAAGATCGCTGATTTTGGAATAGCCAAGATCACGGGCGTGGCGGGCGAACGGGCCAATCTCACTGCGGATCAGCAGGTCATCGGCACTCCGCATTACATGGCACCTGAGCAGGTCGAACACCCGCGTGCGGTGGATCATCGCGCGGACATTTTCTCTCTTGGCGTTGTTTTTTACGAGATGCTGACGGGCGAGTTGCCGCTCGGCAAATTCTCTCCGCCGTCGCGAAAGGTGCGGATCGATGTGCGGCTCGACGAAGTGGTTTTGCACGCGCTGGAAAAGGAGCCGGAACGCCGCTACCAGCGTGCCAACGAGGTCAAGACGGCGGTGGAAACGATTGCCAGCACGCCGCAAGAGAAAGCCACCGACGAGGCACTCAGCAGTTCATCAGCATGGTGGCGAAAGCCCTCGGTTGCGATGGCTCTGGCAGGGGCAGCGCTGGCAGTTGTTCTTTGGATGGCATTGTCCGAGCCCGCGGATCCTCCGGTCAAAGCCCCGCAAGTAAAATACGTCACTGAAGATGCGCACGGAACCCCGGCAGTGCCGCCGGCGCGATTCGTTCGGCTCGTGATCGATCGACACAGCCTGACACTGGATGGCCGGGCGACGTCCTGGGAATTGCTTGCCGGAGAATTGGAACAGTTTACAAACCGGGCAAACACGGTCCTTGAATGGGGGATCGCGGGCGACAACGCCACCCTGCGGGAACAAGGCGAGTACCATGCCCGTGTGCTCGGCGCCGTGGGACGTCTAGGCTTCCTCTACATTAGTTTTGTCGGGGTGCAGCCTGCTGCAAGGGACCGTGCGTCGGTTGCGACAGCGACAAACGACCGGCGATTCACCGAGCGCCTCACCCCGGTCACGATTCGAACCAACGGCGCGCCATCGACCAATGCCTTTCAGGCGCGGGATCTTAGACTGGCGCCCGCGGTCCCATTGATCCGAGGTGCGCTCCTGGAGCGGGCGGAAGCATTGTTGAATGACGATCAACGGGCGGTGATCGCGTGGACCGACCGGCAGTTTCGGGGATATTTTGACCGTCGCACCTTCGACGAGATCTCGGACGACGAACGCGAAACGATGGAGGCGCGTTTGCTCCACGCGCTGAAAGGTCCTGAGAATCGTCAATATTACGAAGCCATCAACACGCTGGGTGCGTTGCGTACGCCGAAGGCGACTGCTGCTTTGCGCGAGATCGCATTCAGCCGCCTGGACAAGAACAACCGGGATCGTTGGATGGCGATTCGCGCGCTCGGCCTAGCGGGCGACACAACCGCGGTACCCGATATGATTCATCTCGTGTACCACGGAAACGTGAACACCCGATGGTGGGCGCAGGTCTCCCTCGTCCGATTGACGGGACAGAATTTTGGGACGGACTGGAAGGCCTGGGGCTTTTGGTGGAATCAAACGGGCGGCGAGCCACAATTCACTCCGCAAGTGATTCGGTGGTGGGATGGCCAGCCACAGGAGGATTCATTGGCGGCGACTCTCGCGGAAGGCGACCGAAAGTTTCTCGGCAGTCTCCGAGGCGATTGA
- a CDS encoding Bax inhibitor-1 family protein: protein MNPNETYYGATPVSELNQESRGVFVSRTYSHLFCSITAFTLLEIAYFKTGIAESVARVLLGGSWLIVLGAFMIVSWLARSVAHRAESKAAQYAALSGYVLAQSIIFIPLLFIANAYAPGAIASAAAVTFVAFTGLSLIAFYSRKDFSFLRGILMWGGIVALVLIGAGAIFGFQLGTFFSVAMVALAGGAILYDTSRVLHHYPEDRYVGAALELFASVALMLWYVLRLFIGRR from the coding sequence ATGAACCCTAACGAAACCTACTACGGCGCCACGCCAGTCAGCGAGTTGAACCAGGAATCCCGGGGCGTATTCGTCTCGCGCACCTACTCCCACCTGTTCTGTTCTATTACCGCGTTTACGCTGCTCGAGATTGCGTATTTCAAAACGGGGATCGCAGAATCCGTCGCGAGGGTTCTCCTTGGCGGTTCGTGGCTGATTGTGCTCGGTGCGTTCATGATTGTGTCATGGCTCGCGCGAAGTGTCGCACATCGCGCCGAATCCAAGGCTGCCCAGTACGCCGCTCTCTCAGGCTACGTGCTTGCCCAATCGATTATTTTTATCCCGCTCCTGTTCATCGCGAATGCCTATGCGCCAGGTGCGATCGCGAGCGCGGCCGCCGTCACGTTCGTCGCGTTCACGGGCCTCTCGCTCATCGCATTTTATTCGCGCAAAGACTTTTCCTTCCTGCGCGGCATCCTGATGTGGGGAGGCATTGTTGCTCTGGTATTGATCGGCGCGGGAGCCATCTTCGGGTTTCAGCTCGGAACGTTCTTTTCCGTCGCAATGGTTGCCCTGGCAGGTGGAGCGATCCTTTATGACACGTCCAGGGTGCTGCACCACTATCCCGAAGATCGTTATGTGGGCGCCGCGCTGGAACTTTTTGCTTCCGTCGCTTTGATGCTCTGGTACGTGCTGCGGCTGTTCATCGGCCGCCGTTAA
- a CDS encoding MFS transporter, translated as MLTTIRRAEYVELIILFFIQGAALGMWFVPLSPVLEAHGLSAIRPYAFAASAVAAFVSPLIFGAMADHTASPVAVLRGLAIATAAAMTLASTAIGQHWNAWLVLGIIQLHALCSAPTWSIASTIVLARLADSQREFGPIRAMGTLGWMAGCLFVSVIRADTSPWAGYSGAMTWLLVALFTFFLPQVETPRAVQQLKLHQRFGLDALTLLKNPDHRVVFITVALFAIPLAGFYPYAPPHLQELGFVRVSAWMSLGQVSEVIAMFALGMLMTKWRLKWIFGIGLMFGVMRFVVSAFDTRFALLTGICLHGFSFTLVFITAQIYLDQRVDPAWRARAQALMALMNGGVGNLLGYLGTGYWFHLCGGAQSASWRVFWAGLAGVVLCVLCYFLLAYRGIGGAHASRR; from the coding sequence GTGCTGACCACCATACGCAGGGCTGAGTATGTTGAGCTGATCATCCTGTTCTTCATACAGGGCGCGGCTTTGGGCATGTGGTTCGTGCCGCTGAGCCCTGTTCTCGAAGCCCACGGCCTTTCCGCGATTCGTCCCTACGCCTTCGCCGCGTCCGCGGTTGCTGCCTTTGTTTCCCCTCTCATTTTCGGCGCCATGGCAGATCACACAGCGTCGCCTGTTGCCGTGCTGCGGGGACTGGCAATCGCGACTGCGGCGGCAATGACCCTTGCAAGCACCGCGATCGGGCAGCACTGGAACGCGTGGCTGGTGTTGGGAATCATCCAATTGCACGCCCTTTGTTCTGCACCGACCTGGAGCATCGCATCGACGATCGTCCTCGCCCGGCTGGCAGATTCCCAGCGCGAATTCGGTCCCATCAGGGCCATGGGGACGCTGGGATGGATGGCAGGATGCCTGTTCGTCAGTGTCATTCGTGCGGATACGTCGCCTTGGGCGGGATACAGCGGAGCAATGACATGGTTGCTGGTTGCGCTGTTCACATTCTTTCTGCCGCAGGTGGAGACGCCACGTGCGGTGCAGCAGTTGAAGTTGCATCAACGGTTTGGGCTGGATGCTCTCACGCTGCTGAAAAATCCAGACCATCGCGTCGTATTCATCACCGTTGCACTGTTCGCGATACCGCTGGCGGGGTTTTACCCGTATGCGCCGCCGCATCTTCAGGAGCTGGGATTCGTGCGGGTCAGTGCGTGGATGAGCCTCGGGCAGGTGTCGGAAGTGATCGCGATGTTTGCGCTGGGAATGCTGATGACGAAGTGGCGCCTGAAATGGATTTTTGGAATCGGGTTGATGTTCGGCGTGATGCGGTTTGTCGTGAGCGCGTTCGACACTCGATTCGCGCTGCTGACGGGAATCTGCCTTCACGGATTCTCCTTCACACTGGTGTTCATCACCGCCCAGATTTATCTGGATCAGCGGGTGGATCCCGCGTGGCGCGCGCGGGCACAGGCCCTCATGGCGCTGATGAATGGCGGGGTGGGGAACCTTCTGGGATATCTCGGAACAGGATATTGGTTCCATCTCTGCGGCGGCGCGCAATCCGCCTCATGGAGGGTATTCTGGGCCGGGCTTGCTGGCGTCGTCCTTTGCGTGCTCTGTTACTTCCTGCTTGCGTATCGCGGCATCGGCGGGGCTCATGCATCGCGCCGCTGA
- a CDS encoding ATP-binding protein produces MFPGPSVRAEDAPPLPVLTNVIQIWQIPFEQRTQAFPIRTEMLIYVFDHEWNNSWGECQGVANFLPLSDCAVPLKPGQRVLVEGFILPSREQFDWTRTTVRVLEQVPLQPLVVPEFDDPIKLRSRLITVNALVDTTLEDTTHLTMRVLVGGRSAMAYGLKGTNAITVQPGDQIRITCVANPQFDRDDILKSLSLYFPSSDAIEVVGNLNTDPRFSGPLNRSNEIREDSPTNQIYLVEGVVRNHEPGNWLTIWDDYGQLMIRSDQTLPLRVGQRVRAFGRAHVIGVEQCLRDGLYRPLEESTPSPLRDSAPEQLILAEQVRELSASQAALRPKVNMRAVVTWSHANTPFAFVRDASGGVRILNPQWVGNESWKPGTIVTIEGEVVPGGFVPAVTNAVLTRSGWGDLRSAALVSMEQALTGVEDGNWIEMRGYVRDVTETNGLMRLDLSTSVGEFQVWTPTADWVRTMSGSVIRVTGVCAATANGRHQLTGIQLWSPESKFFKVEEPRPTDLFALPLRSISSLRQFSIERALNRRARTSGTVVLQAPGRYLCLQDGADGLFVLSQETNRFAIGDQVEVVGFPGNEGRKFLLREAVFRQVGREPEPRPVMIAAPRVVNLGLEGLLANADGTLLNIVRKSSDVVLLIESGGSAYEARFDASTPEQSAAMDLELGSRVALTGLYEVQRDEHGKPRSFMLHLRSPKDVVVLQRPPWWTFTRLLSVLLGVLVVFGVAVVWALLISRKNKLLHQAQSELQRANDELEVRVEQRTRQLRDQVQAKERARAELALTQRRLIAASRQAGMAEVATGVLHNVGNVLNSVNVSTTLLAERLRKSRVDYVAKCGTLLKRPATELTRFLTEDPRGKTLPEYLTQLGHNLDHEKVFMQGELDSLAKNIDHIKVIVAMQQSHAKSGGVLEELDVKDLIEDAIHINSAALDRHGIQLVREFQHVPPLLMDRHKVLQILINLISNAKWALNGQPGNRRIVVGLDATDHKQVRIAVRDNGVGISADDLRRIFTQGFTTRKDGHGFGLHSGANAAKELGGSLSVHSDGRGQGATFTLQLPLATAVPLPAAN; encoded by the coding sequence ATGTTCCCCGGCCCCTCAGTGCGCGCCGAGGATGCCCCGCCCCTGCCTGTCCTCACGAACGTCATACAAATCTGGCAGATTCCATTCGAGCAACGTACCCAGGCGTTTCCCATTCGCACGGAGATGCTGATCTACGTCTTCGATCACGAATGGAACAACTCCTGGGGAGAATGCCAGGGCGTCGCAAATTTTCTTCCGCTCAGCGATTGCGCTGTGCCGCTGAAGCCCGGCCAAAGGGTGCTCGTCGAGGGATTCATCCTCCCATCCCGTGAACAGTTCGATTGGACACGCACGACCGTCCGAGTGCTTGAACAGGTTCCCCTCCAGCCGCTCGTCGTCCCTGAGTTTGACGATCCCATCAAACTCCGTTCGCGATTGATCACGGTCAACGCCCTCGTTGACACCACACTGGAGGACACCACCCACCTGACGATGCGCGTCCTGGTGGGAGGCAGATCAGCGATGGCATACGGACTGAAGGGAACGAATGCCATCACCGTGCAACCTGGCGATCAAATCCGGATCACGTGTGTTGCGAACCCGCAGTTCGACCGGGACGATATTCTCAAAAGCCTATCGCTCTACTTTCCGAGTTCGGACGCGATTGAAGTCGTTGGCAATCTGAATACCGATCCCCGTTTTAGCGGGCCTCTCAATCGAAGCAACGAGATCCGTGAAGATTCGCCAACCAACCAGATTTACCTCGTGGAGGGAGTGGTGCGCAACCATGAGCCCGGGAACTGGCTGACGATTTGGGACGATTACGGTCAGCTGATGATTCGGAGCGATCAGACATTGCCTTTGCGGGTCGGGCAACGGGTGCGCGCATTCGGGCGGGCGCATGTAATCGGAGTGGAGCAATGCCTGCGCGATGGATTGTATCGGCCGCTCGAGGAATCCACGCCTTCCCCGCTGCGCGATTCTGCGCCTGAACAGCTGATCCTGGCGGAACAAGTGCGCGAACTTTCCGCTTCCCAGGCGGCCCTCCGGCCGAAGGTCAACATGCGGGCAGTCGTCACCTGGTCGCACGCAAATACGCCATTCGCATTCGTGCGGGATGCCAGCGGCGGAGTGCGGATTCTCAACCCGCAGTGGGTCGGCAACGAAAGTTGGAAACCGGGAACGATTGTTACGATTGAGGGAGAAGTGGTACCCGGGGGCTTTGTGCCTGCCGTCACGAATGCTGTTCTCACGCGCTCCGGCTGGGGTGATTTGCGGTCTGCCGCGCTCGTCAGCATGGAACAGGCTTTGACCGGTGTTGAGGATGGAAACTGGATTGAGATGCGCGGCTATGTGAGGGACGTGACCGAAACGAATGGTTTGATGCGGCTCGACCTCAGCACCTCGGTCGGCGAATTCCAGGTTTGGACCCCCACGGCCGATTGGGTGCGAACGATGTCAGGCTCTGTCATCCGCGTGACAGGCGTTTGCGCTGCGACGGCCAACGGCAGACACCAGCTCACCGGCATCCAGCTCTGGTCGCCAGAGAGCAAATTCTTCAAGGTCGAAGAGCCGCGCCCCACAGATCTCTTCGCACTGCCCCTCAGATCGATTTCCAGCCTCCGTCAATTCAGCATCGAACGCGCCCTGAACCGTCGCGCGCGGACGTCGGGAACCGTGGTTCTCCAGGCGCCCGGCCGATACCTCTGCCTGCAGGATGGAGCCGATGGCCTGTTCGTCCTCAGCCAGGAAACCAATCGGTTCGCCATCGGCGACCAGGTCGAGGTCGTGGGATTTCCCGGAAACGAAGGCCGGAAGTTCCTGCTTCGCGAAGCAGTCTTCCGCCAGGTCGGCCGCGAGCCCGAGCCCCGTCCGGTAATGATCGCAGCGCCCAGGGTCGTGAATCTCGGCCTCGAAGGTCTGCTGGCGAATGCCGACGGAACATTGCTCAATATCGTGCGCAAAAGCTCGGATGTGGTGCTGCTGATCGAGTCCGGCGGCTCGGCATATGAAGCGCGATTCGACGCCTCCACTCCCGAACAAAGCGCTGCAATGGATCTGGAACTCGGCAGCCGCGTTGCCTTGACAGGCCTTTACGAGGTGCAACGCGACGAGCACGGCAAGCCGCGTTCGTTCATGCTGCACCTGCGCTCGCCCAAGGATGTCGTGGTGCTGCAAAGGCCTCCCTGGTGGACCTTCACGCGGCTGCTGTCGGTGCTGCTTGGGGTGCTCGTGGTGTTCGGCGTGGCTGTCGTGTGGGCGCTGCTGATTTCCAGGAAGAATAAGCTGCTCCACCAGGCGCAGTCAGAACTTCAGCGCGCAAACGACGAACTGGAAGTGCGGGTTGAGCAACGCACACGCCAGCTGCGCGATCAGGTGCAGGCGAAGGAGCGCGCTCGCGCTGAACTCGCGCTCACCCAGCGCCGGCTTATCGCGGCCTCCCGCCAGGCAGGCATGGCAGAGGTCGCCACAGGCGTGCTCCATAACGTTGGCAACGTGCTCAACAGTGTGAACGTCTCCACGACTCTCCTGGCCGAGCGCCTGCGAAAATCCCGCGTCGATTACGTTGCGAAATGCGGAACACTGCTCAAGCGCCCTGCGACCGAGCTGACCCGTTTCCTCACCGAGGATCCCCGCGGCAAAACCCTTCCCGAATACCTCACGCAACTCGGCCACAACCTCGATCATGAAAAAGTGTTCATGCAGGGTGAACTCGATTCCCTGGCCAAGAACATCGATCACATAAAAGTCATCGTTGCGATGCAACAAAGTCACGCCAAGTCGGGTGGAGTGCTGGAGGAACTCGACGTCAAGGACCTCATCGAGGATGCGATTCACATCAACAGCGCGGCGCTCGACCGCCACGGCATTCAGCTCGTTCGCGAGTTTCAGCACGTGCCGCCCCTTCTCATGGATCGCCACAAGGTCCTGCAGATTCTCATCAATCTGATCAGCAACGCAAAGTGGGCGCTCAACGGCCAGCCCGGCAACCGCCGCATCGTGGTCGGCCTCGACGCAACGGATCACAAGCAAGTGCGAATCGCCGTTCGGGACAATGGGGTTGGAATTTCAGCGGACGACCTCAGACGCATTTTCACGCAAGGCTTTACCACACGCAAAGATGGCCATGGGTTCGGCTTGCATAGCGGAGCCAACGCTGCGAAGGAACTCGGCGGTTCGCTTTCGGTGCACAGCGACGGGCGCGGCCAGGGCGCCACATTTACACTCCAGCTTCCGCTCGCCACCGCGGTGCCTCTGCCTGCGGCAAACTAA
- a CDS encoding NAD(P)/FAD-dependent oxidoreductase, translating into MNSKCVAIAGGGAAGFFAAITCAEADRSARVVVLEKAPHVLAKVRISGGGRCNVTHALFDPRAFAQRYPRGERALIGPLQRFQSSDTVEWFARRGVALKTEADGRMFPATDRSATIIDCLTRAALEAGVVVRTSCGVQSATRKSDGRFHLVLTTGEPFECDRFLLATGGCRTAALGEIPVSLGHSLVPPVPSLFTFHIEVPWLRALAGVAIEDAEVRCAGLCERGPLMITHWGLSGPVILRLSAWGARALSDAQYRAPLTVNWIPGSKPEKLQEHFQRRRQTDAAQRVINTPMSPLPRRLWEQLTACAGVAGDTRWSHLSRGTQHMLVQQLCRTSFDVTGKSLNKDEFVTCGGVPVAEVNFKTMESRVCPGLFFAGELLDIDGITGGFNFQAAWTTGWIAGNAIAQTLIDS; encoded by the coding sequence GTGAACTCAAAATGCGTGGCCATTGCCGGCGGCGGCGCAGCGGGGTTCTTCGCGGCGATCACATGCGCGGAGGCCGATCGGTCAGCGCGCGTCGTCGTCCTCGAAAAAGCGCCCCACGTTCTGGCCAAGGTCAGGATCTCAGGCGGCGGCCGATGCAACGTCACGCACGCCCTTTTCGATCCTCGCGCGTTCGCACAACGTTATCCCCGCGGGGAACGCGCGCTGATCGGGCCGCTTCAGCGGTTTCAATCCAGCGACACCGTGGAGTGGTTTGCACGACGCGGGGTCGCACTCAAGACCGAGGCTGACGGCCGGATGTTTCCGGCGACCGACCGCTCCGCCACCATTATCGATTGCCTGACACGGGCAGCCCTTGAAGCCGGGGTCGTGGTGCGCACCAGCTGCGGAGTTCAGTCGGCGACGCGCAAGAGCGACGGGCGCTTCCACCTGGTCCTCACAACCGGCGAGCCATTTGAATGTGATCGGTTCCTGCTCGCCACCGGGGGTTGCCGCACGGCGGCCCTTGGAGAAATCCCTGTCTCGCTGGGCCATTCGCTGGTGCCGCCCGTGCCATCGCTGTTCACTTTTCATATCGAGGTGCCGTGGCTGCGGGCTCTCGCGGGGGTGGCAATCGAGGATGCGGAGGTCCGATGCGCAGGCTTGTGCGAGCGCGGGCCGCTGATGATCACGCATTGGGGTCTCAGCGGGCCTGTGATTCTGCGGCTGTCGGCATGGGGCGCCCGCGCTTTGAGCGATGCTCAATACCGCGCGCCATTGACAGTGAACTGGATTCCAGGCAGCAAGCCGGAGAAACTTCAGGAGCACTTCCAGCGAAGGCGCCAAACGGACGCAGCGCAACGGGTGATCAATACCCCGATGTCTCCATTGCCCCGCCGGCTTTGGGAACAACTCACGGCGTGCGCCGGGGTCGCAGGGGACACGAGGTGGTCCCATTTGTCACGGGGAACCCAGCACATGCTGGTTCAGCAGTTATGCCGCACATCGTTTGACGTGACCGGGAAGAGCCTGAACAAGGATGAATTCGTCACCTGCGGCGGGGTGCCCGTGGCGGAAGTGAACTTCAAAACCATGGAGAGCCGCGTTTGTCCCGGCCTTTTCTTCGCGGGAGAGCTGCTGGACATCGACGGGATTACGGGCGGGTTCAACTTCCAGGCCGCGTGGACGACAGGCTGGATCGCGGGAAATGCGATCGCACAGACATTGATCGACTCCTAA